The Xanthobacter flavus genome includes a window with the following:
- a CDS encoding uroporphyrinogen-III synthase: protein MHVLVTRPLPAAHQTAKRLKALGHEVTVDPMLRIGPTGTPLPDRVFDAVAFTSINGVTAFAADPDSRRFLHLPAFAVGPRTAKEARAVGFDQVTDCDGDATALAGRIAAVLPSGARVLNPAGEDRAADLAGLLAAPGISLELAIVYAAEPADALSDDARAALASGTVTAALHFSQRTVKTLLRCVAAAGLNDTLTGVRELCLSEQVAEPFIRRGLAVEVAAAPNEDALFALL from the coding sequence ATGCATGTTCTCGTCACCAGGCCGCTACCGGCGGCGCACCAGACCGCCAAGCGCCTCAAGGCGCTGGGGCATGAGGTGACCGTCGATCCCATGCTGCGGATCGGCCCCACCGGGACACCGTTGCCGGATCGCGTCTTCGATGCGGTGGCCTTTACCTCCATCAACGGGGTGACGGCCTTCGCCGCCGATCCGGACAGCAGGCGCTTCCTGCATCTGCCCGCCTTCGCGGTGGGGCCGCGCACGGCGAAGGAGGCCCGCGCGGTCGGCTTCGACCAGGTGACGGACTGCGACGGCGACGCCACGGCCCTCGCCGGACGCATCGCTGCGGTCCTTCCTTCTGGCGCGCGGGTGCTGAATCCGGCCGGCGAGGACCGCGCGGCCGATCTCGCCGGGCTCCTGGCGGCGCCGGGCATTTCATTGGAACTTGCCATCGTCTATGCGGCCGAGCCGGCGGATGCCCTCTCCGATGACGCACGCGCGGCGCTGGCGAGCGGAACCGTGACGGCAGCGCTGCACTTCTCTCAGCGAACGGTGAAGACACTGCTGCGGTGCGTTGCCGCCGCCGGGCTTAACGACACGTTGACCGGTGTGCGGGAACTGTGCCTCTCCGAGCAGGTGGCCGAGCCGTTCATCCGCAGGGGGCTGGCGGTGGAGGTTGCCGCCGCGCCCAATGAGGACGCACTGTTCGCGCTGCTGTGA
- a CDS encoding NAD(P)H-dependent glycerol-3-phosphate dehydrogenase produces MSGSSFRRIGVMGAGAWGTALANAAARAGREVVLWGRDAGAMADMAAARENRADLPGIALDPAVSPVSDLDLIADCDAVLLVVPAQACREALGHLGSRVRAGMPVISCAKGIERGTRAFMSDVIAEALPGALPAVLSGPSFASDVAAGLPTAVTLAARDGMLAKDLAQALGSSTLRLYHSTDVRGAEIGGAAKNVLAIAAGIVAGRKLGASAAAALVARGFAELMRFGAAYGARPETITGLSGLGDLILTTSGPQSRNFAFGRALGAGEAGAGKLAEGAFTASVLVEMAAAKGVDVPVSAAVDAVLAGRLGIDGAIEALMARPQRAE; encoded by the coding sequence GTGTCGGGTTCCAGCTTTCGCCGCATCGGCGTGATGGGGGCGGGCGCCTGGGGCACCGCCCTCGCCAACGCCGCCGCCCGTGCCGGCCGCGAGGTGGTGCTGTGGGGCCGCGATGCTGGGGCGATGGCCGACATGGCGGCGGCCCGCGAGAACCGGGCCGATCTGCCGGGCATCGCCCTCGATCCCGCCGTCTCGCCGGTCTCCGACCTCGATCTGATTGCCGATTGCGACGCCGTGCTGCTGGTGGTGCCGGCGCAGGCCTGCCGCGAGGCGCTGGGCCATCTGGGAAGCCGCGTGCGGGCCGGGATGCCGGTCATCTCCTGCGCCAAGGGCATCGAGCGCGGCACCCGCGCCTTCATGAGCGATGTGATCGCCGAGGCGCTGCCCGGGGCGCTGCCCGCCGTGCTCTCCGGCCCGAGCTTCGCAAGCGATGTCGCGGCCGGCCTGCCCACGGCGGTGACGCTGGCGGCGCGGGACGGCATGCTGGCGAAGGATCTCGCCCAGGCGCTGGGCTCCTCCACCCTGCGGCTCTATCATTCCACCGATGTGCGCGGCGCCGAGATCGGCGGGGCGGCGAAGAATGTGCTGGCGATCGCTGCCGGTATCGTCGCCGGGCGCAAACTGGGGGCCAGCGCCGCCGCCGCTCTGGTGGCGCGGGGCTTTGCCGAACTGATGCGCTTCGGCGCCGCCTACGGCGCCCGGCCGGAGACCATCACCGGCCTCTCGGGCCTCGGCGACCTCATCCTCACCACCTCCGGCCCGCAATCGCGCAACTTCGCCTTCGGCCGCGCGCTGGGGGCGGGGGAGGCGGGCGCGGGCAAGCTCGCGGAAGGCGCCTTCACCGCCAGCGTGCTGGTGGAGATGGCGGCGGCCAAGGGCGTGGATGTTCCCGTCAGCGCCGCCGTGGACGCCGTGCTCGCCGGCCGCCTCGGCATCGACGGCGCCATCGAGGCGCTGATGGCCCGGCCGCAGCGGGCGGAGTGA
- a CDS encoding heme biosynthesis protein HemY: MIRLILLLILLAAAAFGVSWLADRPGEIAVVWEGWRVETTVPVALAVIAVVSGVLLLLWRLLSLLIRSPRLIAAFSRRRKREKGWQAVSRGLLAVGIGDNAAVRQARHDAARLLPHEPLTHLLTAQAAQLDGKPEVAIAAFRAMVDDPSTRLLGLRGLHMEARKAGDKGAAYAIAEEAASAAPTLGWAADAVIEARCAAGDYAGARAVLERQMAQKGIDKAQYRRRRAVLLAAEAIALEQTDPLVAREKAVEAVRLAPTLVPAAACAGRLLGAAGELRKAAKIVETAFAANPHPELADVEAYLRPGDAALDRLKRIRTLANKAPSQRESAIALARAAIDAQEFRQARLVLEPLLADPSQRVCLLMAELEAAEHADIGKAREWTARAVRANRDPAWIADGVVSDRWAPVSPVSGRLDAFVWEVPPGVSATPILEHEAERVKAAIAAVRASEEAKIAEQKKIAEQKATEKTAAEVKAAEVKAAEAAAAEAKAAEAVPVAPVEVIVEVPATPAETPASPKALEPKAAGPVKDAPKETTRAAPAEPVPVILAPPPGNGTGRGRTAETGKKPDAIVALPPLPDDPGPEADATEDSEPTPKSRRLMGL; encoded by the coding sequence GTGATCCGCCTCATCCTGCTCCTCATCCTCCTCGCCGCCGCCGCCTTCGGCGTTTCCTGGCTCGCCGACCGACCGGGCGAGATCGCCGTGGTGTGGGAGGGATGGCGGGTGGAAACCACCGTGCCGGTGGCCCTCGCCGTCATCGCGGTCGTGTCCGGCGTGCTGCTGCTGCTGTGGCGGCTGCTGTCGCTGCTCATCCGCTCGCCCAGGCTGATCGCCGCCTTCTCCCGCCGTCGCAAGCGCGAGAAGGGCTGGCAGGCGGTGTCGCGCGGCCTGCTCGCGGTGGGCATCGGCGACAATGCCGCCGTGCGGCAGGCACGCCATGACGCCGCGCGGCTCCTGCCCCATGAGCCGCTCACCCATCTCCTCACCGCCCAGGCCGCACAGCTGGACGGCAAGCCGGAGGTGGCCATCGCCGCCTTCCGCGCCATGGTGGACGACCCCTCCACCCGCCTCCTCGGCCTGCGCGGGCTGCACATGGAAGCCCGCAAGGCCGGCGACAAGGGCGCCGCCTACGCCATCGCCGAGGAGGCCGCATCGGCCGCCCCGACGCTGGGCTGGGCTGCCGATGCGGTGATCGAGGCGCGTTGCGCCGCCGGGGACTATGCCGGCGCCCGCGCCGTGCTCGAACGCCAGATGGCGCAGAAGGGCATCGACAAGGCCCAGTACCGCCGCCGCCGCGCGGTGCTGCTCGCCGCCGAGGCCATCGCGCTGGAACAGACCGACCCGCTGGTCGCCCGCGAGAAGGCGGTGGAGGCGGTGCGCCTCGCCCCCACGTTGGTACCGGCCGCCGCCTGCGCCGGCCGCCTGCTCGGCGCCGCCGGGGAACTGCGCAAGGCGGCAAAGATCGTCGAGACCGCCTTTGCCGCGAACCCGCATCCCGAACTTGCCGACGTGGAGGCGTACCTCCGCCCCGGCGACGCGGCGCTCGATCGCCTCAAGCGCATCCGCACCCTCGCCAACAAGGCGCCCTCCCAGCGGGAAAGCGCCATCGCGCTCGCCCGCGCGGCCATCGACGCGCAGGAATTCCGCCAGGCCCGCCTCGTGCTGGAGCCGCTCCTCGCCGATCCCAGCCAGCGGGTGTGCCTGCTGATGGCGGAACTGGAGGCGGCCGAGCATGCCGACATCGGCAAGGCCCGCGAATGGACCGCCCGCGCGGTGCGCGCCAACCGCGACCCGGCCTGGATCGCCGACGGCGTCGTCTCCGACCGCTGGGCGCCGGTGTCCCCGGTGTCCGGCCGGCTCGACGCCTTCGTCTGGGAGGTGCCGCCCGGCGTCTCCGCCACGCCCATCCTCGAGCATGAGGCCGAGCGGGTGAAGGCGGCCATCGCCGCTGTGCGCGCCAGCGAAGAGGCCAAGATCGCCGAGCAGAAGAAGATCGCCGAGCAGAAGGCAACGGAAAAGACGGCCGCCGAGGTGAAGGCGGCTGAAGTGAAGGCAGCCGAAGCCGCGGCGGCAGAAGCGAAGGCGGCGGAAGCCGTCCCGGTTGCCCCCGTGGAGGTGATCGTGGAGGTCCCGGCGACGCCGGCCGAGACGCCCGCCTCGCCGAAGGCGCTCGAGCCCAAGGCCGCTGGCCCCGTCAAGGACGCGCCGAAAGAAACGACCAGGGCAGCGCCTGCCGAGCCCGTCCCCGTCATTCTCGCCCCGCCGCCGGGCAACGGAACCGGGCGCGGACGCACCGCCGAAACCGGCAAGAAGCCCGACGCCATCGTCGCCTTGCCGCCTCTGCCGGACGATCCCGGCCCCGAGGCGGACGCGACGGAGGATTCCGAGCCCACACCCAAGTCCCGCCGCCTCATGGGGCTGTGA
- the hemC gene encoding hydroxymethylbilane synthase, which yields MSGGNSPILRIGTRGSPLALWQAHAVQAALAAALKVEPAQVAIEVIRTTGDQIQDRALSEAGGKGLFTKELEEALLDGRVDLAVHSAKDVATYLPEGLHLAGYLPRADVRDALILKSGAGLADLPAGARVGTASLRREAQLRRLRPDLKVELLRGNVHTRLARVKDGDFDGTLLALAGLTRLGLADVASAVLATSDFLPAVGQGAVAIECRVNDPATNAAIAAVACRDTGIALAAERAFLTALDGSCRTPIAGLAKVEGDQVRLSGLVMTPDGADAAEASGAAPIADAAALGTALGTELRASAPARALGL from the coding sequence ATGTCCGGCGGAAATTCTCCAATCCTGCGCATCGGCACCCGTGGCAGCCCGCTCGCTCTGTGGCAGGCCCATGCGGTGCAGGCGGCGCTGGCCGCGGCGCTGAAGGTTGAGCCGGCTCAGGTCGCCATCGAGGTCATCCGCACCACCGGCGACCAGATCCAGGACCGGGCGCTGTCCGAGGCCGGCGGCAAGGGGCTCTTCACCAAGGAGCTTGAGGAAGCGCTGCTGGACGGCCGCGTGGACCTCGCCGTGCATTCCGCCAAGGACGTGGCGACCTATCTGCCCGAGGGCCTGCACCTCGCCGGATACCTGCCGCGCGCCGACGTGCGCGATGCGCTGATCCTGAAGTCCGGCGCCGGCCTCGCCGATCTGCCGGCGGGCGCGCGGGTCGGCACGGCCTCGCTCCGGCGCGAGGCGCAATTGCGGCGCCTGCGGCCGGACCTCAAGGTCGAACTGCTGCGCGGCAACGTCCACACCCGCCTCGCGCGGGTGAAGGACGGGGATTTCGACGGCACGCTTCTCGCGCTCGCCGGCCTCACCCGCCTCGGCCTCGCCGATGTGGCGAGCGCGGTGCTGGCGACCTCGGACTTCCTGCCGGCGGTGGGTCAGGGGGCGGTGGCCATTGAATGCCGGGTGAATGATCCTGCCACCAACGCCGCCATCGCCGCCGTCGCCTGCCGCGACACCGGCATCGCGCTCGCCGCCGAACGGGCTTTCCTGACCGCCCTCGACGGCTCCTGCCGCACCCCCATCGCCGGGCTCGCCAAGGTGGAGGGCGATCAGGTGCGCCTCTCCGGCCTCGTCATGACGCCCGATGGCGCGGACGCGGCGGAAGCCTCCGGCGCCGCTCCCATCGCGGACGCGGCGGCGCTGGGCACGGCGCTCGGCACCGAGCTGCGCGCCAGCGCCCCGGCCAGGGCGCTGGGATTGTGA
- the tsaD gene encoding tRNA (adenosine(37)-N6)-threonylcarbamoyltransferase complex transferase subunit TsaD: MMVLGIETTCDETSAAVVTRSPSGASDIRSNVIRSQVEIHSPYGGVVPEIAARAHVEVLDHVIAEAMRQAGVDYSELSGIAAAAGPGLIGGVIVGLTTAKAIALAAKKPLVAVNHLEAHALTARLTDGVAFPYLLLLVSGGHTQLLAIEDVGKYTRLGTTLDDAVGEAFDKVAKMLSLPYPGGPQVEEQAKHGYSARFPFPRPLLGRREPDFSLSGLKTAVRLEADRLAPLSDEDVADLCASFQAAVVEVIADRVRAGARAFRDRLGRGPTALVVAGGVAANGMIRESLAKVAAELNTRFAMPAPVLCTDNGAMIAWAGAERLARGIRDRLDVSPRARWPLDPAAAASATARA; the protein is encoded by the coding sequence CTGATGGTGCTCGGCATCGAGACCACGTGCGACGAGACGTCCGCCGCGGTGGTGACGCGCTCGCCCTCTGGCGCGTCGGACATCCGCTCCAACGTCATCCGCTCGCAGGTGGAGATCCACTCGCCCTATGGCGGCGTGGTGCCGGAGATCGCCGCGCGCGCCCATGTGGAGGTGCTGGACCATGTGATCGCCGAGGCCATGCGGCAGGCGGGCGTGGATTATTCCGAACTTTCGGGCATCGCGGCGGCGGCCGGTCCCGGCCTCATCGGCGGGGTCATCGTCGGCCTCACCACGGCCAAGGCCATCGCGCTCGCCGCCAAGAAGCCGCTGGTGGCGGTGAACCATCTGGAAGCTCATGCGCTGACCGCCCGCCTCACCGATGGCGTCGCCTTCCCCTATCTGCTGCTGCTCGTCTCCGGCGGCCACACCCAGCTCCTCGCCATCGAGGATGTGGGCAAATACACCCGTCTGGGGACCACCTTGGACGACGCGGTGGGCGAGGCCTTCGACAAGGTGGCGAAGATGCTGAGCCTGCCCTATCCGGGCGGCCCGCAGGTGGAGGAACAGGCCAAGCACGGCTATTCCGCCCGCTTCCCCTTCCCGCGCCCGCTCCTGGGCCGGCGCGAGCCCGATTTCTCCCTCTCCGGCCTCAAGACCGCGGTGCGGCTGGAGGCGGACCGCCTGGCACCCCTCTCCGACGAGGACGTGGCGGACCTCTGCGCCAGCTTCCAGGCCGCGGTGGTGGAGGTGATCGCCGACCGCGTGCGCGCCGGCGCCCGCGCCTTCCGTGACCGGCTGGGGCGTGGCCCGACTGCTTTGGTGGTCGCCGGCGGCGTCGCCGCCAACGGCATGATCCGCGAAAGCCTCGCCAAGGTGGCGGCCGAGCTGAACACCCGCTTCGCCATGCCGGCCCCGGTGCTGTGCACCGACAATGGCGCCATGATCGCCTGGGCCGGGGCCGAGCGCCTCGCCCGTGGCATCCGGGACCGGCTCGACGTGAGCCCGCGCGCCCGCTGGCCGCTCGATCCGGCGGCCGCCGCCTCTGCCACCGCGCGGGCCTGA
- a CDS encoding YkgJ family cysteine cluster protein, giving the protein MAIASEPETAADGPAAFFRAQHAAFGATLQAHGGSAEIVDRLWMQAFSSYAHNVTEQTKDLPPLACHKGCGTCCRIQVAATMPEVLMVARYVRAMAEGFRKVGIDLPARLAAAQGANPATSGTMALGAECPFLAEGICVIYPVRPLACRGHVSFDAAACIAALEGEADEVPVSESHRTVRALVQGALQSALRDAGKPWALYDLLGALRIALAHPDAEGAFRAGADVLDPAIISHVSRAEMGRTFDRLKT; this is encoded by the coding sequence GTGGCGATCGCTTCTGAGCCGGAGACCGCAGCCGACGGCCCCGCCGCCTTCTTCCGCGCCCAGCACGCCGCCTTCGGCGCGACGCTTCAGGCCCATGGCGGCTCGGCCGAGATCGTCGACCGCCTCTGGATGCAGGCCTTCTCCAGCTACGCGCACAATGTCACCGAGCAGACGAAGGATCTGCCGCCGCTCGCCTGCCACAAGGGCTGCGGCACCTGCTGCCGCATCCAGGTGGCGGCGACCATGCCCGAAGTGCTGATGGTGGCGCGCTATGTCCGCGCCATGGCCGAGGGCTTCCGCAAGGTGGGCATCGATCTTCCCGCCCGCCTCGCCGCCGCGCAGGGGGCGAACCCCGCCACCTCCGGCACCATGGCGCTGGGGGCCGAATGCCCCTTCCTCGCCGAGGGCATCTGCGTGATCTACCCGGTGCGGCCGCTCGCCTGTCGCGGCCACGTCTCGTTCGATGCGGCGGCCTGCATCGCCGCGCTGGAGGGGGAGGCGGACGAGGTGCCGGTCTCCGAATCCCACCGCACGGTGCGCGCGCTGGTGCAGGGGGCGCTGCAATCGGCCCTGCGCGATGCCGGCAAGCCTTGGGCGCTCTATGACCTCCTTGGCGCGCTCCGCATCGCGCTCGCCCACCCCGACGCCGAAGGCGCCTTCCGCGCTGGCGCGGACGTGCTCGACCCCGCCATCATTTCCCATGTGAGCCGCGCGGAGATGGGCCGGACATTCGACCGGCTGAAGACCTGA